One segment of Paenibacillus rhizovicinus DNA contains the following:
- the folB gene encoding dihydroneopterin aldolase yields the protein MDKMILRGMRFFGYHGVFPEENKLGQQFYVDLTIRLDLSEAAATDNLEATVNYAEIHTLVKKVVEGPPFKLIEALAGHIASTVLDAYTSVNEVTVSVTKPNPPFEIYFDGVTVELCRKRDDHGRLQPAGN from the coding sequence ATGGATAAAATGATTTTGCGAGGCATGCGGTTTTTCGGTTATCATGGCGTTTTTCCGGAAGAAAACAAGTTAGGCCAGCAGTTCTATGTCGATCTGACCATTCGGCTCGATTTATCCGAGGCGGCAGCGACGGACAACCTGGAAGCGACCGTGAATTATGCCGAAATCCACACATTGGTGAAGAAGGTCGTCGAAGGGCCGCCGTTCAAACTGATCGAGGCTTTAGCTGGTCACATTGCATCGACCGTGCTCGACGCTTATACTAGTGTAAATGAAGTGACGGTATCCGTAACGAAGCCGAATCCGCCGTTCGAAATTTATTTTGACGGCGTGACGGTGGAACTTTGCAGAAAGCGGGATGACCATGGAAGACTACAACCCGCCGGGAACTAA
- the folP gene encoding dihydropteroate synthase, translated as MNNQWPYKRTYTFTGGAKLELGSRTAIMGILNTTPDSFSDGGRYSDVEAAVRHARQLAAEGADIIDIGGESTRPGFAAVSLEEELKRVLPAIRAIREALPDMPISIDTYKAETAKQALEAGAHIINDIWGLKSDPRMAEVAAAFRCPVIISHNRHDRDYADLAEDVLADLRESVAIARAAGVTDDNIWLDPGIGFAKTHEDNLALMNQLYKLTGEGYPVLLGTSRKKFIRETLGLQTHEIAFGTAATTALGIVQGCQLVRVHDVRSNRETALMTDAIVYSGLCRH; from the coding sequence ATGAACAACCAGTGGCCGTATAAACGCACCTATACCTTTACGGGAGGAGCCAAGCTGGAGCTTGGCAGTCGAACCGCTATAATGGGCATCTTGAACACGACGCCGGACTCGTTCTCCGATGGCGGCCGATATAGCGATGTTGAAGCTGCCGTACGCCATGCACGCCAGTTGGCAGCCGAGGGCGCCGATATCATCGATATCGGCGGGGAATCCACTAGGCCGGGCTTCGCGGCGGTATCGCTGGAGGAAGAGCTGAAGCGGGTTTTGCCTGCGATACGGGCCATTCGGGAGGCGCTTCCGGACATGCCGATCTCCATCGATACGTACAAGGCCGAGACCGCCAAGCAAGCACTTGAAGCAGGCGCTCATATCATCAATGACATTTGGGGGCTGAAGAGCGATCCGCGCATGGCGGAGGTTGCGGCAGCTTTTCGTTGTCCGGTCATCATCAGTCATAATCGCCATGACCGCGACTATGCCGATTTGGCAGAGGATGTGCTGGCCGATCTGCGGGAGAGCGTAGCCATTGCGCGCGCTGCCGGCGTGACCGATGATAACATCTGGCTGGATCCCGGCATCGGGTTTGCCAAGACCCATGAAGACAATCTGGCGCTCATGAATCAGCTCTATAAGCTGACGGGAGAAGGCTATCCTGTCCTGCTCGGCACGTCGCGCAAGAAATTTATCCGCGAAACATTGGGCTTGCAGACGCACGAGATCGCGTTCGGCACAGCGGCGACGACGGCGCTCGGCATCGTGCAAGGCTGCCAGCTCGTACGGGTGCATGACGTTCGCAGCAACCGCGAAACCGCGTTGATGACCGATGCAATCGTCTATTCCGGTTTATGCCGTCACTAG
- the cysK gene encoding cysteine synthase A: protein MAKIVQSVTELIGDTPLVRLNRLVPEDSAEIYVKLEYQNPGASVKDRIAISMIEVAEQEGRIKPGDTIVEPTSGNTGIGLAMVAAAKGYKAILVMPETMSIERRNLLRAYGAELVLTPGSEGMNGAVRRAEEMQAENPSYFIPQQFKNQANVKVHRETTGPEIVEAINSLDGKLDAFVAGIGTGGTISGAGEVLKQNFPNIRIVAVEPSASPLLSGGSPGGHKIQGIGANFIPEILNREIYDQVITIENEEAFETARRAAKEEGILCGISSGAAIFAALQVAKELGKGKRVVAVVPSNGERYLSTPLFNFEN from the coding sequence ATGGCTAAAATTGTACAAAGCGTAACTGAACTCATCGGAGATACACCGCTTGTCCGTTTGAACCGTCTGGTGCCTGAGGATAGCGCAGAAATCTACGTTAAACTTGAATATCAAAACCCGGGTGCAAGCGTTAAGGACCGGATTGCGATCAGCATGATCGAAGTTGCCGAGCAAGAAGGACGCATCAAACCGGGCGATACGATCGTTGAGCCTACAAGTGGCAATACGGGTATTGGCTTGGCGATGGTCGCTGCAGCGAAAGGCTACAAAGCGATTCTCGTTATGCCTGAGACGATGAGTATCGAGCGCCGCAATTTGCTTCGTGCTTACGGTGCGGAACTCGTTCTGACGCCAGGCTCGGAAGGCATGAACGGTGCGGTTCGCCGTGCAGAAGAAATGCAAGCCGAGAACCCTTCATACTTCATTCCGCAACAATTCAAGAACCAAGCGAACGTGAAGGTTCACCGTGAAACGACGGGTCCGGAAATCGTTGAAGCGATCAACTCGCTTGACGGCAAGCTCGATGCGTTTGTGGCAGGGATTGGAACCGGCGGTACGATTTCCGGCGCAGGCGAAGTATTGAAACAAAACTTCCCTAACATCCGCATCGTAGCGGTTGAGCCATCGGCATCTCCGCTGCTGTCCGGCGGCAGCCCAGGCGGCCACAAAATCCAAGGGATCGGCGCTAACTTCATCCCTGAGATCCTGAACCGCGAAATCTATGATCAAGTCATTACGATCGAGAACGAGGAAGCGTTTGAAACCGCTCGCCGCGCTGCGAAAGAAGAAGGCATTCTTTGCGGTATTTCCTCCGGCGCCGCAATCTTTGCGGCACTGCAAGTGGCGAAAGAACTTGGCAAAGGCAAACGCGTTGTTGCGGTCGTTCCGTCCAATGGCGAACGTTACCTGTCCACGCCGCTGTTCAACTTCGAGAACTAA
- the pabA gene encoding aminodeoxychorismate/anthranilate synthase component II, with the protein MILVIDNYDSFTYNLVQYLGELGEEIVVKRNDEIDLDGIAALKPDHILISPGPCSPNEAGVSLALIDRFKGEIPIFGVCLGHQAIGQAFGGDVVRAEKLMHGKTSQIFHDGRTVFAGIPSPYTATRYHSLIVKRETLPDCLEISAETEEGEIMGLRHKEYAIEGVQFHPESIITENGFTLLRNFLNLRAGAAR; encoded by the coding sequence ATGATATTGGTGATTGATAACTACGACTCGTTTACGTATAACTTGGTTCAGTATCTGGGTGAGCTGGGTGAGGAGATCGTCGTCAAACGTAATGACGAAATCGATTTGGATGGTATTGCCGCGCTGAAGCCGGATCATATTCTCATTTCACCTGGACCGTGCAGTCCTAATGAGGCAGGCGTCAGTCTTGCTCTCATCGATCGGTTCAAGGGCGAAATCCCGATCTTCGGCGTTTGCCTCGGCCATCAAGCAATTGGACAAGCATTCGGCGGCGACGTCGTGCGCGCGGAGAAGCTGATGCACGGCAAAACCTCGCAGATTTTCCACGACGGCCGGACCGTCTTCGCTGGCATCCCGTCGCCTTACACGGCGACAAGGTACCACTCGCTTATCGTGAAGCGGGAAACGCTGCCGGACTGCCTGGAGATCAGCGCAGAAACGGAAGAGGGCGAAATCATGGGACTTCGCCATAAGGAATACGCCATTGAAGGCGTGCAGTTCCACCCGGAATCCATCATTACCGAGAATGGGTTCACCCTGCTTCGTAACTTTCTTAATTTGCGGGCAGGCGCGGCACGATGA
- the hslO gene encoding Hsp33 family molecular chaperone HslO: MAEETKKHDYLVRGTAWNGQLRVLAVQTTELVEELRKRHHTLPTTTAALGRTATAGAIMGAMLKGNEKLTIQVKGDGPVGQIVVDANANGEVRGYVDNPQVQLASNAQGKLDVAGAVGRTGYIHIIKDLGLKEPYRGSTPIVSGELAEDFTYYFATSEQTPSVVGLSVLVDEYGQVITAGGFIVQVMPGMTEEGIDRLEAAIAGLPPISVLMEQGETPEGLLRWVVGEDVQLMDELGVVFKCQCSKERVERTMISMGEHDLKQIIEEDGQAEVECHFCNEKYVFDRPQLEMLLEQAKPKPMQ, from the coding sequence GCGTACTTGCCGTGCAGACGACAGAACTAGTCGAGGAGCTGCGCAAGCGGCATCACACGCTGCCGACAACAACGGCTGCCTTGGGACGCACGGCTACGGCCGGCGCGATTATGGGCGCGATGTTGAAAGGCAATGAGAAACTGACGATCCAGGTTAAAGGCGACGGTCCTGTAGGCCAGATCGTCGTGGATGCCAATGCCAACGGCGAAGTCCGCGGTTACGTGGATAACCCGCAGGTACAGCTGGCAAGCAATGCACAGGGCAAGCTTGACGTGGCGGGCGCCGTGGGACGCACGGGCTACATCCATATTATTAAAGACCTCGGGCTCAAGGAGCCGTATCGCGGCAGTACGCCGATTGTCTCTGGAGAGCTGGCGGAAGATTTCACGTACTATTTTGCCACTTCGGAACAAACGCCGTCCGTCGTCGGCTTGAGCGTGCTCGTCGATGAGTATGGCCAAGTCATTACGGCCGGAGGCTTCATCGTCCAAGTGATGCCGGGCATGACCGAGGAAGGAATCGACAGACTCGAGGCGGCAATTGCCGGACTTCCTCCGATTTCCGTGTTAATGGAGCAAGGGGAAACCCCTGAAGGCTTGCTGCGCTGGGTGGTAGGGGAAGACGTACAGCTCATGGACGAGCTAGGCGTCGTCTTCAAATGCCAATGCTCCAAAGAACGAGTAGAACGGACCATGATCAGTATGGGCGAGCATGACCTTAAACAGATTATCGAAGAAGACGGACAAGCTGAAGTCGAGTGTCATTTCTGCAACGAGAAGTACGTATTTGACCGCCCGCAGCTGGAAATGCTGCTCGAACAGGCAAAGCCGAAACCGATGCAATAA
- a CDS encoding anthranilate synthase component I family protein yields MERTAIQDWLEWQAQGYTALPLLIRRPLDGGDGGRPASWESAWKAAAPYAFVLESGKVGRYTYLGLQPSSVIRGKGARAEAVDQASGSVTVYEQKPLEAVRSWMGGRKAPRVTGAPKWTGGCAGFWSYDVIRSIERLPEQAADDLALPDYMFMRMDELWIIDHEQQQLYAVVHTEVPSAASQAMLESLYRAASARADQLMAQWEAFAGGQSGEKANALREERVRFMESRMAVVDAQPIDGIQSPFTQSAYQIAVERIRDYISAGDVFQVNLSQRQDRSSKADPRELYEWLRLVNPSPYMGYMSAPDFQLVSASPELLVELADGKLATRPIAGTRRRGRTEDEDRKMAEELLGTEKERAEHIMLVDLERNDLGRISAYGSVKVEELMVIEYYSHVMHLVSQVEGRLAQGKDAYDVIGATFPGGTITGAPKIRTMEIIEELEPTRRGPYTGSMGWIDYNGDMEFNIIIRTMLVKDEVVHIQAGAGIVIDSLPEREYFESMNKAKALWKAIQYSEQWSEQG; encoded by the coding sequence ATGGAACGGACGGCCATTCAAGACTGGCTGGAATGGCAGGCGCAGGGCTACACGGCGCTGCCGCTGCTAATAAGGCGCCCGCTGGACGGAGGGGATGGCGGACGTCCTGCCTCATGGGAATCCGCGTGGAAGGCGGCGGCCCCTTACGCGTTTGTATTGGAAAGCGGAAAGGTCGGCCGTTACACCTACTTAGGGCTGCAACCGTCATCCGTTATTCGCGGCAAAGGCGCGCGCGCGGAGGCGGTCGACCAGGCGAGCGGCAGCGTGACCGTATACGAGCAGAAACCGCTTGAAGCGGTGCGCAGCTGGATGGGCGGACGCAAGGCGCCGCGCGTGACTGGGGCGCCGAAATGGACGGGCGGCTGCGCGGGCTTCTGGAGCTACGATGTCATTCGATCGATCGAGCGCCTTCCCGAACAGGCGGCGGATGATCTGGCCTTGCCGGATTATATGTTTATGCGGATGGATGAGCTGTGGATCATCGACCATGAACAACAGCAGTTATATGCTGTCGTTCATACCGAAGTTCCGTCTGCCGCTTCGCAGGCCATGCTGGAATCCTTGTACAGGGCCGCGTCCGCTCGGGCAGATCAATTGATGGCGCAATGGGAGGCGTTCGCTGGCGGCCAGTCCGGGGAGAAGGCAAATGCGCTCCGCGAAGAACGCGTCCGATTCATGGAGTCGCGGATGGCTGTAGTGGACGCGCAGCCGATCGACGGGATCCAATCCCCGTTTACCCAATCGGCGTATCAGATCGCGGTAGAGCGGATTCGAGACTATATCTCGGCGGGCGACGTCTTTCAGGTGAACTTGTCTCAGCGACAGGACCGTTCGTCCAAGGCGGATCCGCGCGAGCTTTACGAATGGCTGCGCCTGGTGAATCCGTCGCCTTATATGGGGTACATGAGCGCTCCCGACTTCCAGCTGGTATCGGCTTCGCCCGAGCTGCTGGTGGAGCTGGCCGACGGGAAGCTGGCAACGCGGCCGATCGCGGGCACGCGGCGTCGCGGCCGGACGGAAGATGAGGACCGCAAGATGGCCGAAGAGCTGCTCGGTACGGAGAAAGAGCGGGCGGAGCACATCATGCTCGTCGACCTGGAGCGCAATGATCTTGGCCGTATATCGGCGTACGGGTCGGTCAAGGTAGAGGAACTAATGGTGATCGAATACTACAGCCATGTCATGCATCTCGTCTCTCAAGTCGAAGGCCGGCTGGCCCAAGGCAAGGATGCTTACGATGTGATTGGCGCCACATTCCCGGGCGGAACGATTACCGGCGCGCCCAAAATCCGCACCATGGAAATCATCGAAGAATTGGAACCGACGAGGCGCGGCCCGTACACGGGTTCCATGGGATGGATTGACTACAACGGAGATATGGAATTTAATATTATTATACGTACAATGCTTGTGAAGGACGAGGTCGTTCACATTCAGGCCGGAGCCGGTATCGTGATCGATTCCTTGCCGGAGCGGGAATACTTCGAATCGATGAATAAGGCGAAGGCGCTTTGGAAGGCGATACAATACAGCGAGCAGTGGTCGGAACAGGGCTGA
- a CDS encoding aminotransferase class IV — MNIGWNGSIKRQEEAVISVYDHGFLYGMGLFETFRTYGGIPYLLDRHLERLSEGCRSIGIRYEPDEQQIRSWLRELMASNGLIEAYVRLTVTAGEGIVGLPSGDYEAPNVLLLVKPLPAASPELYRSGRELVRLSTLRNTPEGEIRLKSLHYMNNILAKRELTAIGTAPGAEGLMLTKEGWLSEGIVSNLFFARGGRLYTPSIATGILPGVTRARVLELAAQEGVEAEEGFYTWEQIMQAEEIWVTNSVQELVPVTTLRDTEGRTRSVGTGQAGPMTARLLSLYREDTNK, encoded by the coding sequence ATGAATATCGGATGGAACGGAAGCATCAAGCGTCAGGAGGAAGCCGTGATCTCGGTCTACGATCACGGTTTTTTGTATGGAATGGGTCTGTTCGAGACGTTCCGGACTTACGGGGGCATCCCCTATCTCTTGGATCGCCATTTGGAAAGGCTCTCGGAGGGCTGTCGATCTATTGGCATACGATATGAGCCGGACGAACAGCAGATTCGTTCCTGGCTTCGCGAGCTGATGGCCTCGAATGGGCTGATCGAAGCCTACGTCAGGCTAACCGTTACGGCGGGAGAAGGTATTGTCGGCCTTCCGTCCGGGGACTATGAAGCGCCCAACGTCTTGCTGCTCGTAAAGCCGCTGCCGGCTGCCAGTCCGGAGCTATACAGGTCGGGGAGGGAACTTGTGCGGCTATCGACGCTCCGCAATACGCCGGAAGGCGAAATTCGTTTAAAATCGTTGCACTACATGAATAATATCCTTGCGAAGCGGGAATTAACGGCTATAGGGACTGCGCCGGGCGCGGAAGGACTTATGCTTACAAAGGAAGGCTGGCTGTCTGAAGGAATCGTCAGCAACTTGTTCTTTGCCCGCGGGGGCAGGCTGTATACGCCGTCCATCGCGACAGGCATTCTGCCGGGCGTGACGCGGGCGCGCGTGCTCGAACTGGCTGCGCAGGAAGGCGTGGAGGCGGAGGAAGGCTTCTATACCTGGGAACAAATCATGCAGGCTGAAGAAATTTGGGTGACCAATTCCGTACAGGAACTTGTGCCCGTTACAACATTGCGAGATACCGAAGGGCGCACGCGGAGCGTCGGTACCGGACAGGCCGGACCGATGACAGCCAGACTGTTGTCCCTTTATCGGGAGGATACAAACAAGTGA
- a CDS encoding peptidylprolyl isomerase gives MNKDRVLKRIVLLQALCLIILAFIVVYRVLLPPKTAPQVPPKGTQDHDHAAPPSVNPSDPIAAKVGGESITVSELTAQLRKQYGDTVLRTLMVRAAIRMEALAYGLEVTSDEMDKGLAAMMAGYESEQNYYDSMKDQLGMSPDDIREDLRYRLLLQKIAVKTAVVSEAEEDAYIADNDQEFAAHTELRLSWIVTSSEKAAGDVLDKLADGEDFALMAQTYSIDSDTASDGGDLGYVDADDPIMDPNLLEAAKKLNVGESTGPIQVEQGQAIIQLTEKKTEERLDQQQIHEQARTEIAIGKLNGEQAIEDSLLKKYNAVVIP, from the coding sequence ATGAATAAGGACCGGGTGCTGAAGCGCATCGTGCTGCTGCAAGCATTGTGTTTGATCATATTGGCGTTTATCGTCGTTTACCGCGTGCTGCTGCCGCCGAAGACTGCCCCGCAGGTGCCGCCGAAAGGAACGCAGGATCACGATCACGCTGCGCCCCCTTCGGTAAACCCGTCCGATCCCATCGCGGCAAAGGTTGGCGGCGAGTCCATTACGGTTAGCGAGTTGACTGCTCAGCTTCGGAAGCAATACGGCGACACTGTGCTGCGCACGCTCATGGTGCGCGCCGCGATTCGCATGGAAGCGCTCGCTTACGGACTGGAAGTCACAAGCGACGAGATGGATAAGGGACTGGCCGCCATGATGGCAGGCTACGAGAGCGAACAGAATTATTACGACTCGATGAAGGATCAGCTTGGCATGTCGCCGGACGACATTCGCGAGGATTTGAGGTACCGGCTGCTGCTGCAGAAGATCGCAGTGAAGACTGCCGTTGTGAGCGAAGCCGAAGAGGACGCCTACATCGCGGACAACGATCAGGAGTTTGCGGCCCACACCGAGCTGCGCCTCTCGTGGATCGTGACGAGTTCCGAGAAGGCGGCCGGCGATGTGCTCGATAAACTGGCAGACGGCGAGGATTTTGCGCTAATGGCCCAGACGTATTCGATTGATTCCGATACGGCATCCGATGGCGGAGATCTTGGCTATGTCGACGCGGATGATCCCATCATGGATCCCAATCTGCTCGAGGCAGCGAAGAAGTTGAATGTCGGCGAGTCGACTGGTCCGATCCAGGTCGAACAAGGCCAAGCGATCATCCAACTGACGGAGAAGAAGACGGAAGAACGGCTCGACCAACAGCAAATTCACGAACAGGCGCGCACGGAAATTGCCATCGGCAAACTGAACGGCGAGCAGGCGATCGAAGACAGTTTGCTGAAGAAATACAACGCCGTCGTCATTCCATAG